TAGGCTTGCAGAATGCCTGGGACCATTAACAGGCTGGAAGCATTGTTTGAATGCCATGGTCAATCTACTCGAAGATTGTGTTGACCAGTACAAAGTTTTTGTCGAAAATGAATCAATCAAAGCTGAACAAAATCATGAAGAAGATAGCAATGAAATGAAATTTAAATCTTTTCTTGAATTTATGAGGACACAATTTCGATGTACCGTGTCACCCCTTAGACAATGCTTACTGATATTTTGTACTCACCTACCAGTAAGCTTTGTAGGAGAGAATACACACTGTGACATGATCACACTTACTCATTCTCTTAATTCGTTGGAAAAGATGTTGTTTCACGACCATATGGTTTCTGAGTTGCTAGAGAAACTTTTTTCAGGTAAGGAAGTGGTTTTAGATTCTCCGATGTCTTGTGGGGATTTATCATTGCTGCCCAGCTTAAGAAGCAGTTCTATTACTGTTGGAAAAGGTCTTTTCCGTTCTCTTGATAAACTTAAACTCCCAAGTGCATTGAACAGACCCTCCATAATGGAATTCTGTTTCCAGAGGGCGTCCGTGATATTCTGTACTGTATCTACTTCATATAAGCttcatttagtagacatggaacCACTGAAAGTACTGGTTGTTGATGAAGCTGCTCAATTAAAAGAGTGTGAATCTGTAATACCCCTACAACTTAAGGGCATGCAGCATGCTATTCTCATTGGTGATGAGTGCCAGTTGCCAGCAACCGTCCAAAGCACTGTAAGTTAATGTAATTTTACCACAATctttgattttttaattttattggAAATTTAGGTCATAAGTTCTCTAATAATCTCTCAACCTGCTCTTTGTATTTAAATATTAATCCTTCATAAACATATGCAATATTTTATTGACAGATTTCTGATGATGCTGGTTTTGGACGGAGTCTATTTGAAAGATTAAGTCTTCTTGGTCATTCTAAGCACCTGCTTAATATTCAATACAGAATGCATCCATCCATCAGCTTCTTCCCAAATTCAAAATTCTATCATAACCAGATTCTAAATGCGCAAAATGTTAAGGATAAGAGTTACATGAAAAACTATCTTTTGGGGCCAATGTTTGGTCCCTATTCGTTCATAAATATAGTTGGTGGAAGAGAAGAAATGGATGATGTAGGTCATAGCCGAAGAAATTTGGTTGAGGTAGCTGTCGTGGCGAAGATTGTCCAGGATTTATACAAAGGTATTATATTAAGACTCTTACTGTTGTTTCACATAGCATATTTAGTCATATATGTCTTGTCAACAGACACTTTCAATTACATCATTTGCATAAGGATTTTTTACTCCATTGAAATCTTAAATAATTGTGAGGGCGAAGAAACGGATACATAGCCTTGCCCTCTATGCCACCACAAGTCtctttaatattttataaattgtGCAAAAGTTTAATCTCACATTCTGACTAAGAACTGCCAAGTGGGTAGTGGGCACAATCCTATTATGATACATGGAGGAGGTCTAGTGTGTAAATAACTAATAAGTTGTGTTGATCTCTTGTAATCGTTTAATGTTGTATTAGGCTTTTTTGTACAAGTTATTGCTaatatttttacaattttctttccCAAATGAAAGCATGGACTGGCTCCCGAAAGAGGGTTAGTATTGGCGTTGTTTCACCATATGCTGCACAAGTTGTAGCAATCCAAGATAAAATTGGAGGGAAGTATGAAAATCTGGATGGATTCTCGGTTAAAGTTAAATCTGTAGATGGGTTTCAAGGTGGAGAGGAAGATATAATTATAATATCTACCGTTAGATCTAATAGTACTGGATCCATTGGTTTTGTAAGCAGTCCTCAGAGAACTAATGTGGCTTTAACAAGGGCACGGTATGGAGTAAATTAAGTTATAAAatatgaagatatgaagattgttTATGATAATGCTCTATCACGATCGTTTTACATGCTTCTTCCAACTGTAGGCACAGTCTCTGGATACTGGGAAATGAAAGAACCCTGATGAATGGAGAATCGATTTGGGAATCCCTTATACATGACGCCAAGAATCGTAACTGTTTCTTCAATGCCGATGAAAACAAGAATCTAGCCAAGTCCATAGTAGATATGAAAAAGGAACTAGATCAATTAGATGATTTACTCAATATGGCTAGTGTACTGTTCAGAAGTGCTAGATGGAAGGTTTGTTGCTTTGAATTTCatacttcaatttttttttaaatttcagCGTTGCCGTTTCAATAAATGAATTTCAATTTCTATGATTTCAGGTTATTTTCAGTgataatttcagaaaatcatttggGAAACTTAGCCTGCGTATgaaaaaatcagttttaaacCTTCTATTGAAGCTTTCCAATGGTTGGCGTCCTAAGAACAGGAATGTGGACTCTGTTTGCGAAAGTTCTCCTCagataataaaaaaattcaagGTTGAAGGTCAATATGTCGTCTGCACGATTGACATTGTGAAGGAGACTAATTATAAACAAGTTCTAAAAATTTGGGATGTACTGTCGGTAGAGGAGATCCCCAAATTGGTGAAACGTCTTGATAGCATATTTTTTATGTTCACTGATGAGTTTATTAGTCTCTGCAGTGTGAAACTCTTCGAGGGGTATGTAGTTTTTATCAAGTTCATACTTTTTCTAGAATTGGAATTGTACTTGCTATCTCATTTATCTTATGAGCGAATTATGTTGCATAATACTGGCCAGGATCCTGAGCATTTATCTTTCTTTTACAGAAATTTGGAAATTCCAAAGTGTTGGCCCCGTTCCTATGAAATCGTTCGTTATAAGATCAACAGTGGTGATGGGTTTTTGAGCAAATCTCATGATAATACAATTCAAGGCAGAAGCTATGCTGAAAATTCAAGGGTCAATGATAGTTTGTTGCTTATGAAGTTCTACCCCTTGTCATCTGTTGTTGTGAACCACTTGCTTTCAGATGACGAGGGTAAAAATTTGGATCTCCCATTTGAAGTAACAGATGAGGAGATGGAGATTATTCTTTATGGTAAAAGCTCCTTTATTCTCGGAAGATCTGGTACAGGCAAAACAACGGTTTTGACCATGAAATTATACCAAAGAGAACATCATTACTATATTGCTTCTGAAGGATATTGCATAGATAAGAGCATTAATGAAACTGAATCAAACCAGAAAGTTGAACCTACTGAATGCAAAGAAGAGAGTAAGGAATTAGCATTGCGGCAGCTTTTTGTGACTGTTAGTCCAAAACTTTGTTATGCTGTGAAACAACATGTTTCCCAGCTTAAAAGGTGCATGCAAAATGatagaattttttttaatagtgagtaaaaatttctgcattaGGACAATTAAAGATACTTTTAATAGTCTAAACATGATTCTACGCTATTTTTGTTGCACTATATTTTATATATCAATTGTACATAATCAAATCCCAGGCCGACTGCTGTTTGTCTAATGCTTCTCTTGACAAAAAAATTACTTATGTTGAACTATATATGGATTAGGAGATTATTAGACTGAATTAACTTGTGTGGTGTTTGTTTATCACTAGTGCGAAGCATGCAGATAACACTTCTGTGAGTTGATGGTGTATACTATCTATTGCTGATCTAGAGCAGAAATGCAGAAGCTTAGTCACAGTGTTTTTTAATTTAGTACCATCTTAGTTTCTTATGCTTATTTTTGGACATTTTTTTAAACATTCCTTCAGTTTGTTTCTACTATTGTTTTCTCCCAATTCGTTATATACACACTAATTTGTTTAAAATGTCACCGAGTTTATATTTCACATCATATTCTTGTGGTGTGGATTTCGTATGTAAGATATTTGGTCCTTACCAAAACTGTCTTATAGCTTTGCAAGGGGTGGAAAGTTCTCGGAAGACAATTTCTTTGACAAAGATGGCATGGATGATGCTGCAGAATTCAAGGACATCCCAGACTCTTTTTATGATATTCCTGCAGATTGTTATCCTCTCGTGCTAACTTATCAGAAGTTTTTGATGATGCTTGATGGGACACTGGAAAATTCTTATTTTGAACGGTTCCATGATTCAAGGAAATTATGCCATGATAGATATATGGGCACAAGCTCTGTTGCTTtccaagcttttataaaaatgaagGAGGTTAACTATGACAAATTTTTTTCAAGTTACTGGCCCCATTTCAGTAATAATCTCACGAAGAAACTTGATGCTTCCAGAGTTTTTACTGAAATAATTTCTTATATAAAAGGAGGTATACAGGCTGTGGAGGCATCTGATTGTAAACTTGATCGGGAAGAATATCTTCAAATTGCTGAATCTAGGGTTTCCACGTTACGCAGGCAGAGCCGGGAGAAGATATATGAAATATACAAGGATTATGAAAAAATGAAAATTGAACGTGGCGAATATGACTTAGCTGATTTAGTAATTGATCTTCATCGTCGCCTTAGAAACGGAAGATTTGAAGGTCACAAAATGGACTTTGTTTATATAGATGAAGTTCAAGATCTTACTATGAGTCAGATATCTCTGTTCAAGTACGTTTGTGGAAATGTCGACGAAGGCTTTGTTTTTTCAGGTGATACAGCCCAGACAATTGCAAGGGGAATTGATTTTAGGTTCCAGGATATACGTGCTCTGTTCTACAAAGTATTCATGCAATCAGGAAGTGATGGAGAtgttgaaaagaaagagaaaggTCGCTTGTCGGAGATTTTCAATTTGAGACAAAACTTTCGTACTCATGATGGGGTGCTCCGACTAGCACAAAGTGTGATAGACCTTATCTATAGATTTTTCCCCAATTCTATCGATGTTTTAAAACCTGAAACTAGTCTAATACATGGTGAAGCTCCCGTCTTGCTTGAGCCTGGCAATGAAGAAAATGCGATCGTAACTATTTTTGGTAATAGTGGAAGTGTTGACAAGAAGATTGTCGGCTTTGGTGCTGAGCAGGTCATATTAGTACGGGATGATTCTGTTCGGAAAGATATTTTAAGTTCTGTAGGGAAGCAAGCTCTAATTTTGACTGTACTTGAGTGCAAGGGTCTCGAATTTCAGGTTTGTAAGTCTGTGTTACAAATTCACCTAATCCATCTGTTGACTACAACTTTTATGTCTTTCAATTTTTTAGCATTGGATTGATTTAACATGATTTTTTTGCAGACAAGCTTCCTGTGAAATAATTTGTTGAATTCATTATTGCAGGATCTTTTTTACTTGTATATCTTTTTTGAGTGTGTAGTTAGGAAGAACATTTGTAAAGCTGTGTTACAAATTAACCTAGCCCATTTGTTGACAGCAACTTTTATGgctttcaagttttttaactctGGATAGATTTAACATGATTTTTATGCAGACAAGCTTTCTGTGAAATATGTTGTTGGAATTCATTATTGCCTGATCTTTTTTACATGTATATCTTTTTTGACTGTGTAGTTAGGAAGACCATTGTATAACTAGTTGCTTTAAGTGATTTTGATAGTTAATGCctaattcaaataataattatttcTTTTTCACCGTCAATTTACTTCACGTATGTCTGTCAATTTATGCTATTAGTCGGGAATGCTCATTTCTGTAATATTATGAGTAATCTTACTCTCCGACATTGCTTTTAAAGTTTTAATCTGACTGTTTgcataattaattaattaattaattctcatagatttagttttaaaatataatGATCTGCAGGATGTGTTGCTGTACAACTTCTTTGGCTCTTCGCCTCTGAGAAATCAGTGGCGAGTTCTTTATGAATACATGAGTGAGCAAGATCTGCTTACATGCCCCCTGTCGTTCCCAAGTTTTAACGAGGCAAGACACAATCTGTTGTCCTCTGAGCTGAAACAATTATATGTGGCTATAACTAGAACTAGGCAAAGGTTATGGATATCTGAAAGCGCAGAGGATCTGTGTAAACCAATGTTTGACTACTGGAAAGCAAAGGGCCTGGTCCAAGTGCGGAAACTGGATGATTCACTTGCACAGGCGATGCAAGTTGCAAGCAGCTCGGAAGAATGGAAATCCCGTGGTAAAAAGGTTGTTTTCTTAAGCTCCTTTACGTGATCTAGAATTTAATTATCTTCCTCACCCCCCTCCCCAATGGAAAAAGAAGTCATGTGGGGATTGGGGAAACCTATTGATGTTTTAATAATTCATTAATTTAGTTGCAGTTGTATATTATGAGTTTGTGTGACTTTGTTTTGCAGCTCTATTTTGAGAAAAATTATGAGATGGCCACCATGTGCTTTGAACGAGCAGGAGATGTCACATGGGAGAAAAGGGCCAAGGCATCAGGCCTGAAAGCAGCTGCTGACCGTATGCGCGACTCAAATCCTAAAGTAGCTTGCACTTACCTAAGAGAGGCTGCTGAAATATTTGACTCTATTGGCAAAGCTGACTCTGCTGCTTCGTGTTATTGTGAATTAGGGGAGTTTGAAAGAGCTGGTACGATCTATTACCCCTATGTTCTATGTTTTAATATGATCGTTACAGTATGTCTGCTGGATTTGTTGTTGCTTTCTCCTTaccaatttttttaatatttatggCAAAGCTGTATTTCCTACCACCCAGATGATAAGAACTTGTTAGCAGGAAAACTGTCCACTGTAAATTATATTATGTTATGAAAACCGTCAAATCAGTTTAATGCATCTTTGATTGTTTAAAAAATGTGCATTCAAATCTTGCCTATATATGTGATCAATTTGAGTTTGAGGGTGTTGTCATACCTTGCAGGAAGGATTTATCTAGAGAAGTGTGGGGAATCTGAGCTAAAGAAAGCTGCCGAATGTTTTAATTTGGCAGGTTGCTATGCAATGTCAGCTGAAGTGTATGCTAGGGGTTATCATTTTTCAGAGTGCCTATCTGTTTGTACAGAAGCCAAACTTTTTGATGTTGGGTTGCAATATATAGAATTCTGGAAACAACATGACTTTAGTGACAACATTGTTGTAAGAAGTAAGGATATAGAGAATATAGAGCAGGTGTTCCTGGAGAGCTGTGCTCGTCATTACCATGGGGTGAAAGATAATAAGTCCATGATGAAATTTGTTAGAGCATTTCATTTAATGGATTTGAAGCGGAACTTCTTGAATTCTGTAGACCACCTCGATGAGCTATTACTGTTGGAAGAAGAATCAGGAAACTTTTTTGAAGCTGCAGAAATCGCTAAGATAATAGGAGATCTTCTACGTGAAGCTGATCTACGAGGAAAGTCTGGACATTTCTGCGAGGCATCATTGATAATCCTTTGGTATGTATGCTGCAACTCCTTATGGATGAATAGAAGTAAAGGCTGGCCCCTGAAGCAATTCCCTGAGATGGGGGAACTCTTTTGTAAGGCAAAGGAATTTGCGAAGAAAGAATCAGAATCGTTATATGAGCTAGTCTGTTCAGAGATTAACATATTATCACATGAACAGAGCAGATTGGCTGATTTGGGCAGGTACTTGAATGATTCTCAGAAGCATTTAAGTGTCAGAGGAGAAATTTTATCTTTACGCAAGATTGTGGATGCTCACTTCAGTACGAATGCCACTAAGTATGTGTGGGAAAATAAATTGGTGGTGAATTATTCAAGTCATTCAGAAGAGATAATATCCCAGAATGAGGTTTCTCTTACATCTCTTGTTCACTTTTGGAGTCTCTGGAAAGAAAACATTGAAAAGCTATTTGAGTATCTTGGCTCTCTTGAATCCCAAGAGTTGAGTAATTTTCCCAGGCATGGTGAGTTCTGTTTGAACTATTTTGGAGCACGGAGGCAGGTAAGTAATTTGAACACCACTTTCATAGTGCTGTTCCCTGATGCTGATTGGTTGAGAAATGTAAGAACTCTTCAGAAGGTTAGAAATTTGATACATGTTGATTGTCAGCAGTTGGTATATGCTGCACAGTGTTACTGGCAATCTGAAATACTTTCTGTTGGAATGAAGTTATTGCAAACTCTTGAAGCCCTTTTCAATCTGTCAACCAAAAACGGCTCGTCTATGTTTATACAAAGTGTGTGTCTTATTCGTATGTTTGAGGTTGCGAATTGTCTTTTGAAGTGCAAGTTTCTAAACTGCAAGTATAATGAATCTAAGGCATTGCTATCTTTTGTTGATTTATCAACAAGATATATTCAGAATGTCTTTCCTTTAGACTGGCGGAGACCAATGTCTGAGAATTTTGTATGTCTTAGAGGAACTGATCTTTCGCAGAAGTTACTAGAAGAAGCCATTGTTAGGGACATTAGAACCAAAGGGGAACTAACTTATGGGAAAATTGGGAAAGTGGTAATGATGTTGCTTGGAACTGCCAAGCCTTCGGAACTGTATTGCGAAATTCTGAAAAGGTTTGAAGATAATGTATCATGGTTGACATTTATAAAGAATCTCAACGGAGGGGTTTCTGGAAACTCTCAAGAAAATTCTGATTTGGGTTGCCCGTCAGAAGTAGCTCTGAAAGAATTCACTCTGGTTTATTCGTTTTATAAAGCATTGGAAGATACTTACGGAGCAAACTGGCGGGTCCCCAACTATATATCACCCAACTGTTTCTTGTATCTATTGGACCGCCTTCTAATCATGGTATCTCGTTTCGAGCGATTTTTTGTCACAACAAGATCGTCATTTGTTGAATGGATTATTTGTCAGCATTCAAATGCCTTCCCCTGTACAGCTTTGGTGGCTGGATCACATTTACAATATTTAGGGAAAATCTATGATTTTTTGGCTTCCATGGTGGATAATTTGCTTAACAATAAATTTGAGACAGGAGAGTGGATTAAAAGATCCAAGTTGAATTACAGCTTCTACTTTCCACTGTTGGTGTTGAAGTTATTTGTAATTCTGTGCTTACTGTGTTTGTATTCTAAAGATTATTATGGGTTACTTATCAGTCTGTTAGGTAAGGGTGATGTTACTTGTATGCTTCCATGGGATCTTCTTGATGTCCTGAGACAAAGCAGGAAACGTAACTATATAGACTTGTCTCTAAATTTGCTTTCCAAGGCATTTACTAAGATCGGGGATCCTCTGGTAACTGTAAGCTTTGGAAAAAGGTATCCAGAAAAGTACAGAGCTGCCATTTGCGTGGACATGGAAGCTGTCCACTGTAGAGAAGATATAATTAGAATTTTGTTCCCGAGAAATGAACAAGAGCCTGAAAAAGGGTTCCGGAGGAATGCACAAGAGTTTGAAAAAGGGGCACCGAATACTTCAGGCACGGAAAAGCATCTTACTGGTGGCAATTCTATAGGGATGAGCTCCACAAATCAGTCTTCCAATGTGCCTTCAGCAGATCTGAACATGAATCGACTCGGATTGAAAATGAATTGGGGTGTTTTTGGTGATATGATTGATGCTTTGAAGAAGAGTGGTACCAGAAAAGTGGAAAGCTTCATTAATTTTATGTCTAGTGCTGCAAAATTCAAGGTAAAGCCAAATTGAGTGATAGCAATCTTATGTATCATTACTTGAATTATACGGGTAATATAGGATTGATGTCTTTCCGTTTCATTTTTGTAGGTGGGTATAGACAGCAATATAGAGTTCCTAACTGTTGCAATAAGCCAATTATCTGAGGGCCCTTGTGATGGTGATGATGGAAGTACTTTTTCTGAGGCAAAAAAAATGCTCGATGAGTTGAAGCAGCTTTCTTCTGCATTTGATACCAGGTCAGTTATAAATATGATTTGATATAGAAATCTTGAACTGTGGATGTATGAAATTTGGAGACAACGTGATAGTCTTGGAAATAAGTCAATTAAGTTCTAAATTGTTTGACAGCCATCAAATTTGGCGTGTCACAGTTCTTTCTCAAATTATTTGAATCTATATTATATAAGTGTTTAACAAGTGTTGTAGAAGATCCTAGAAATAATATAGTGACAGAGCATTAAGGCTATGTTTATTTTGGGGAATTCTAATCCTTTGACTTATCCCGAATAAGCTTTTTAAAAAAAACACGGGATTGCAAAAGTTGAAGGATTATTGTCCCCATCCTAAACTTAATCCCATGAAACCGAAAAATGCCCTAAAGGGTTTAAATGTACAGATTTAGCCATCAAATTTGGTGCATCAAGTTCTCTCTCAAATCCTCTAAAAAAAAGCTCTCTCAAATTATTTGGCTGTTGACAATTTCAATTTTAAAAGTGCATGTTTAGGTGCCTGTTTGCATATTGAATAGTTTCTGTTAATGATCATCTTTTTATAATAATTGCCGAGATTTCTCTTCAATGATATTTTTTCCAGAGACAAGTCCCATAACTTTCAAAGCACTGGAGAACTTCTGAAGAGTTTGCAACTGAAAAGGCAAAAGCTTGAAACAATCCTTGATCAGCCTTTGCTAGGCGAGTCCACACTGGCGAAGAATGTAGTAGATTCTAGCAGTACTACAGAATCACATGAAGTCGTGGAAGAGAAGAATGCTGAAGAAGCTAGGAACCATGATGAAGAAAAGGGTAACTCGTCAAAAACTGTTGCTTCTGGAACTCAAAATGCTAGTAGTAACCAAAAAAGTGGAGGGAAAAAGGGGAAGGGGGCAAATAACAAGCCCAAGAAGAAAAGAAATAATAGAAAGTAATTCAAACTCGTGTCGAGGTAACAGTTCTGGAAGTTTCTTTTGTGACTAATGGTTACTGTATATCATATTTCAGGGATAGTGCGTTGATTTTGTTATTCCCTACCTTGTACAAAGATGCACTACTAGCTGAATTGTTGATGCAAATATTTCCTTCTGTT
This genomic interval from Apium graveolens cultivar Ventura chromosome 8, ASM990537v1, whole genome shotgun sequence contains the following:
- the LOC141677967 gene encoding uncharacterized protein LOC141677967: MMMEEVYSDSMKPKDERITNLTELVFSWSLTDILDENLYVDQVQEIPTIFDSAEQYLGSYIFPLLEETREELASSMEIMQSAPYAEVTYLDECKPFGTLMYNVKVDDWKNKFSDRGKEPYRTLPGDILVLSDAKPGSLSHLQQLGTTWAFGSVINITDEENEDISTSTHFKIKVSKDIEFKDGGKSMFVVFLTNITTNKRIWNALHMLRNLNIINKVLCIDEAVEESCQVCCEQNSSQVANTCATSVSDLNNSQMEAVLNALSRMKCDHKPSVELIWGPPGTGKTKTVSVLLFNLLKFNLRTLVCAPTNIAITEVASRLLKLLTESSKSDYQEDYAYHSYGDILLFGNKARLKVSSDIENIYLDYRADRLAECLGPLTGWKHCLNAMVNLLEDCVDQYKVFVENESIKAEQNHEEDSNEMKFKSFLEFMRTQFRCTVSPLRQCLLIFCTHLPVSFVGENTHCDMITLTHSLNSLEKMLFHDHMVSELLEKLFSGKEVVLDSPMSCGDLSLLPSLRSSSITVGKGLFRSLDKLKLPSALNRPSIMEFCFQRASVIFCTVSTSYKLHLVDMEPLKVLVVDEAAQLKECESVIPLQLKGMQHAILIGDECQLPATVQSTISDDAGFGRSLFERLSLLGHSKHLLNIQYRMHPSISFFPNSKFYHNQILNAQNVKDKSYMKNYLLGPMFGPYSFINIVGGREEMDDVGHSRRNLVEVAVVAKIVQDLYKAWTGSRKRVSIGVVSPYAAQVVAIQDKIGGKYENLDGFSVKVKSVDGFQGGEEDIIIISTVRSNSTGSIGFVSSPQRTNVALTRARHSLWILGNERTLMNGESIWESLIHDAKNRNCFFNADENKNLAKSIVDMKKELDQLDDLLNMASVLFRSARWKVIFSDNFRKSFGKLSLRMKKSVLNLLLKLSNGWRPKNRNVDSVCESSPQIIKKFKVEGQYVVCTIDIVKETNYKQVLKIWDVLSVEEIPKLVKRLDSIFFMFTDEFISLCSVKLFEGNLEIPKCWPRSYEIVRYKINSGDGFLSKSHDNTIQGRSYAENSRVNDSLLLMKFYPLSSVVVNHLLSDDEGKNLDLPFEVTDEEMEIILYGKSSFILGRSGTGKTTVLTMKLYQREHHYYIASEGYCIDKSINETESNQKVEPTECKEESKELALRQLFVTVSPKLCYAVKQHVSQLKSFARGGKFSEDNFFDKDGMDDAAEFKDIPDSFYDIPADCYPLVLTYQKFLMMLDGTLENSYFERFHDSRKLCHDRYMGTSSVAFQAFIKMKEVNYDKFFSSYWPHFSNNLTKKLDASRVFTEIISYIKGGIQAVEASDCKLDREEYLQIAESRVSTLRRQSREKIYEIYKDYEKMKIERGEYDLADLVIDLHRRLRNGRFEGHKMDFVYIDEVQDLTMSQISLFKYVCGNVDEGFVFSGDTAQTIARGIDFRFQDIRALFYKVFMQSGSDGDVEKKEKGRLSEIFNLRQNFRTHDGVLRLAQSVIDLIYRFFPNSIDVLKPETSLIHGEAPVLLEPGNEENAIVTIFGNSGSVDKKIVGFGAEQVILVRDDSVRKDILSSVGKQALILTVLECKGLEFQDVLLYNFFGSSPLRNQWRVLYEYMSEQDLLTCPLSFPSFNEARHNLLSSELKQLYVAITRTRQRLWISESAEDLCKPMFDYWKAKGLVQVRKLDDSLAQAMQVASSSEEWKSRGKKLYFEKNYEMATMCFERAGDVTWEKRAKASGLKAAADRMRDSNPKVACTYLREAAEIFDSIGKADSAASCYCELGEFERAGRIYLEKCGESELKKAAECFNLAGCYAMSAEVYARGYHFSECLSVCTEAKLFDVGLQYIEFWKQHDFSDNIVVRSKDIENIEQVFLESCARHYHGVKDNKSMMKFVRAFHLMDLKRNFLNSVDHLDELLLLEEESGNFFEAAEIAKIIGDLLREADLRGKSGHFCEASLIILWYVCCNSLWMNRSKGWPLKQFPEMGELFCKAKEFAKKESESLYELVCSEINILSHEQSRLADLGRYLNDSQKHLSVRGEILSLRKIVDAHFSTNATKYVWENKLVVNYSSHSEEIISQNEVSLTSLVHFWSLWKENIEKLFEYLGSLESQELSNFPRHGEFCLNYFGARRQVSNLNTTFIVLFPDADWLRNVRTLQKVRNLIHVDCQQLVYAAQCYWQSEILSVGMKLLQTLEALFNLSTKNGSSMFIQSVCLIRMFEVANCLLKCKFLNCKYNESKALLSFVDLSTRYIQNVFPLDWRRPMSENFVCLRGTDLSQKLLEEAIVRDIRTKGELTYGKIGKVVMMLLGTAKPSELYCEILKRFEDNVSWLTFIKNLNGGVSGNSQENSDLGCPSEVALKEFTLVYSFYKALEDTYGANWRVPNYISPNCFLYLLDRLLIMVSRFERFFVTTRSSFVEWIICQHSNAFPCTALVAGSHLQYLGKIYDFLASMVDNLLNNKFETGEWIKRSKLNYSFYFPLLVLKLFVILCLLCLYSKDYYGLLISLLGKGDVTCMLPWDLLDVLRQSRKRNYIDLSLNLLSKAFTKIGDPLVTVSFGKRYPEKYRAAICVDMEAVHCREDIIRILFPRNEQEPEKGFRRNAQEFEKGAPNTSGTEKHLTGGNSIGMSSTNQSSNVPSADLNMNRLGLKMNWGVFGDMIDALKKSGTRKVESFINFMSSAAKFKVGIDSNIEFLTVAISQLSEGPCDGDDGSTFSEAKKMLDELKQLSSAFDTRDKSHNFQSTGELLKSLQLKRQKLETILDQPLLGESTLAKNVVDSSSTTESHEVVEEKNAEEARNHDEEKGNSSKTVASGTQNASSNQKSGGKKGKGANNKPKKKRNNRK